A region from the Medicago truncatula cultivar Jemalong A17 chromosome 6, MtrunA17r5.0-ANR, whole genome shotgun sequence genome encodes:
- the LOC11437150 gene encoding DEAD-box ATP-dependent RNA helicase 10: MEEENKEMKSFKDLGLPESLVEACEKMGWKNPLKIQIEAIPPALEGKDLIGLAETGSGKTGAFALPILHALLEAPRPNHFFACVMSPTRELAIQISEQFEALGSEIGVKCAVLVGGIDMVQQSVKIAKLPHIIVGTPGRVLDHLKNTKGFSLARLKYLVLDEADRLLNEDFEESLNEILGMIPRERRTFLFSATMTKKVEKLQRVCLRNPVKIETSSKYSTVDTLKQQYRFLPAKHKDCYLVYILTEMAGSTSMVFTRTCDSTRLLALILRNLGLKAIPINGHMSQPKRLGALNKFKSGDCNILLCTDVASRGLDIPAVDMVINYDIPTNSKDYIHRVGRTARAGRSGVAISLVNQYELEWYVQIEKLIGKKLPEYPANEEEVLLLEERVGEAKRLAATKMKESGGKKRRGEGDVGEDDDVDKYFGLKDRKSSKKFRR; this comes from the exons ATGGAGGAAGAGAACAAAGAAATGAAATCATTTAAGGATCTCGGCTTACCCGAGTCATTGGTGGAAGCTTGTGAAAAAATGGGTTGGAAGAATCCGCTGAAGATTCAAATAGAAGCAATTCCTCCTGCACTGGAAG GAAAAGATTTGATTGGACTTGCTGAAACGGGTTCTGGTAAAACTGGAGCTTTTGCTCTTCCGATATTGCATGCACTCTTAGAAGCACCGCGCCCAAACCATTTCTTTGCATGCGTGATGTCTCCCACAAG GGAGCTTGCAATTCAAATTTCTGAACAGTTTGAAGCTCTAGGTTCTGAAATCGGTGTCAAGTGCGCTGTG CTTGTCGGAGGGATTGACATGGTACAACAATCCGTAAAGATAGCAAAGCTACCACACATTATT GTTGGGACTCCTGGACGTGTCTTGGATCACCTAAAAAACACCAAAGGATTTTCTCTTGCTAGATTAAAATACTTG GTCTTAGACGAGGCAGACAGGCTGTTGAATGAGGATTTTGAGGAATCACTTAATGAGATTTTAGGAATGATCCCTCGCGAGCGGAGGACATTCCTTTTTTCTGCTACGATGACAAAGAAG GTCGAGAAGCTCCAAAGGGTTTGTTTAAGGAATCCTGTGAAG ATCGAAACATCATCCAAGTATTCTACGGTCGACACGCTGAAGCAACAATATCGCTTCTTGCCAGCAAAACATAAG GATTGCTACCTTGTATACATTCTCACTGAAATGGCTGGAAGTACATCAATGGTGTTCACTCGGACATGTGATTCAACCCGGCTTCTTGCTTTGATTCTCAGGAATCTCGGTTTAAAAGCCATCCCAATTAATGGTCATATGAGTCAG CCAAAGCGACTTGGAGCCTTGAATAAGTTCAAGTCTGGGGATTGCAATATTCTCCTTTGTACTGACGTAGCTAGTAGGGGACTGGATATTCCAGCAGTAGATATGGTGATTAACTATGATATTCCTACAAACTCCAAA GATTATATACATCGTGTTGGAAGGACTGCTCGTGCAGGGCGCTCTGGGGTTGCCATTTCCCTTGTTAACCAATATGAGCTGGAGTGGTACGTTCAGATAGAGAAACTTATAG GCAAGAAGCTACCAGAATATCCTGCAAATGAAGAGGAAGTTTTGCTTTTGGAAGAGCGTGTTGGCGAAGCCAAAAGATTAGCAGCCACG AAAATGAAGGAATCCGGAGGGAAGAAACGGAGGGGCGAAGGAGATGTAGGAGAGGATGATGATGTTGACAAATACTTTGGTCTGAAAGACAGAAAATCGTCTAAGAAGTTTAGAagataa